GCTTTATAATCACCTGTTAAAGACATTATAGTTCGTATTGTAATGATTTATCCTatgagggggggcacggtggcttatggGTTAGCTTAGGGTTATGGGTACACCTcaagggtcaggggttcgattcccacctccaccttgtgtgtgtggagtttgcatgttctccccgtgcctcgggggtttcctccgggtactccggtttcctcccccggtccaaagacatgcatggtaggttgattggcatctctgggaaattgtccgtaatgtgtgtgtgtgtgagtgaatgagagtgtgtgtgtgccctgtgatgggttggcactccgtccaaggtgtatcctgcctcgatgcccgatgacgcctgagataggcacaggctccctgtgacccgagtgtcactaacacacactacagtaatcactGTTTATTTAACGTAAACACAGAATAAGTCGTGATTTTGCTTTTAATTACGAGGTCATGACGAACAGAGGATGAACCTGCAGTGATGGTAATAAAGTAATGGACGTTGGGTGACCTTCTGGATGATTTGTTTAGCGCACACATTTTGCATGCAACATCATTTGACTCACAAATGTCCACATGGGCTGGAAGAGTCACAGCAGGAAGTTCAGCAGGAAGTAAAAATACAGTACAGGTGATTCATGATAAGTCATTAATATCCCAACAGTAACACCTGAGGAACGCACTGCTGTTGATCTGGAACTGGAACTGGGTTTTTAGTGCAGTTTCCTTCTCCACATTAAATGGAGCTGATGTGTGGTTGTGTAATACATCAATAACTAGTGAATCACTTGGCGATGTGACGTTAGAGGAAACTGATCAGCTTCAGGGAGGTAACAGTGACTTCACCGCACTGCAGCGTGTTTGGGGTTTCTGCTTGACCCCCTGTCCAATCAACAGGAGCTAGCACCTGGCGCAGGTACAGATGACGTCACACAGGGCGGTTCCCTGCGCTCCTGGGGTGGTTTAAGGAGCCGACGCGCGCTCCCGGGATACTCAGCATCTTCAGTGATGGATCCGAAGCGGATTATAGGACAGTGCGCGCCGCTCTTCTTCCTGGCGGTGATCTTTGACCTGGTCGGTTTCCTCCTGCTGTTGGTGGGTCTGGCCGCGTCCCCGCAGATCGCAGGGCGCGTGTACGGGGATTTCCTCGCGCTCACCGGCGCCGTCCTCATGTTCTTCGGTCTCGGCATGTGGGTCATGTGGTACGCAGGGAACATCGGAGCAGACGGAAAGCGCATCGGCTTCGGGCGGATCGCCAGGAAACTGT
The Tachysurus fulvidraco isolate hzauxx_2018 chromosome 7, HZAU_PFXX_2.0, whole genome shotgun sequence DNA segment above includes these coding regions:
- the LOC113650494 gene encoding transmembrane protein 238-like, producing the protein MDPKRIIGQCAPLFFLAVIFDLVGFLLLLVGLAASPQIAGRVYGDFLALTGAVLMFFGLGMWVMWYAGNIGADGKRIGFGRIARKLSERMSTVRWRGDTGKGQEDEQEMEEEEEEDDGGKSEKIAAYTNEAFEPEDKETV